The Stigmatopora argus isolate UIUO_Sarg chromosome 6, RoL_Sarg_1.0, whole genome shotgun sequence region GGGAGGCATGATGACGGACTGCTCCGGGTGGTGCACGCCGGGGATGAACGGTTGCATGGCGGAAAGGCCGGTGGGCAACATCACGGCGATGCCCTTGGGCGACGAAGACCCGATGGGCGAGGACACTTTAGTGAACGGCGAATGCGGATGACCCGACTTGCGGGGGGATCTCGCCTCCTGTTTGGCGCCGCCCAGATGCGACGGATTCCTGTCGCCGGCGGCCGTGACGAAGCCCACGTGGTTTCCGGGAGGAGACGGCAAATGGGGACTGATGGCGGGACTTATGGCGGAGGCCCACGCCGCCTTGGGGCCGTCTGCCGCGTGGCAATCGCCACTGTCGATTTTCTTCTGGTGCTTGGTGGGAAGGTACTCTTGATGGTACATTGAGGTAATACCCTGATTGGCAACTCCCTGCCCAAGACGCTTCACGACTCCTTGTGAACCTGTGTGATAGCCAGACTCCATTTTGTCTAAGGCGCTCTCTTGTTTATTGGACGAAAAGGACGACTGCGCCTTGCCGGGGTGTCCGTGATCGGCCTGCAAAGAACCCTTTGGAAGGCCCGACTGAGAATGACCGTACAATTCCGGTTTCATTTGGGGCATGGAAACCAGCTGCTGAGATTCCATATCGCCCGCCGTCGCCGGCGGAATTTGACTTATCTTTGCACTTATCCGTTGGGGTCCTTCTGTTTTTTGTCCCGAGTGGCTCAGCACCACGACGCCTTCTGATGTGTTTACTCGGAGGCCCGGGCAAGATCCCGCGGCCAGGGCGGAGCTTTCCACGCCAAAGCGCGAAGAAACGCTTGTGACTTCGTCAGCAACGGACGAGACGAGGTATGACCCCGTGTCGTCTTTGCTGGGCCTGTAGTTGGGTTTTGGTAGGGTTacttccacgccttggttggcCATGCTCGGGTTGGCTTTTTCTTCGTGCTCGGGAGGGTTGCATAGACGACTGATAACCGAGGAATGCAGTCCAGTGGACGCAATGACGGAGATCACCGATTTGGTCTCGGGAGGTGTTAACGTAGCTGGCGTTCGGACGGACGGAGATGAAATTCTGCCATCGGGTAGCGCTGACTTAGTTGGGGCAACTGTTAACATGGTATTATGCTCACTGAGGTTCTGGTCTTGGACCGCGGTCGGGAGATTGGTGGAAACGTAAGTGGTCCCGGGCAGGGAAACGGTTTTGTGTTTCAAAAGAATCTGTCTCAGATCGCTTGGGCCTCGAGCCACCTCCACAGTTTCAGAGTCTGCCGAAGGTTGCTTTTCCTTGGGTGCTAACGGCAAGGCGGGTAAAGTAGGAACGGCGGTATCGGCGGCAGGGTGACGGAGCCAGTCTGGTGGAGAGGCGGGGGCTCtgctgttttgaatggatttcaTATTGGATTTGCACGATAATGGCGATAAGGAGGGGGATTGTGGCTTTTGACCCACTGGGCTTTTGGACTGGGGGAAAACCGTTTTGATATGTTGGACCTGCTCTTCGCCGGGTGACTGTGGCTCGACCTTCACGTCGGGGGTCTTGAGAGCCAAGGGCTCTTGTTCAGACTTCCACGCGGTGGTGGGAGTGATGACGGTAGCGGTAGCCGCCGGTGCAATCAATTCTGGGACGATATTTGCACTCGGTGTTGCGTTCTCGACTGCAAGGTGCGAGGAGGTCTCTTCGCTGGATGGAGGGTCTTCTTTGGAATCTTTCCGGGCATGCTTTTGGCCTTTAGGACCTTTAATCGTTTTAGGTTTTCGCTTGCCGCCCTTTTTGGGGGTGGTCGGTAAGAGTGGCTCGTCCTGGAGGTTGACAGGATTTATTTCAAGTTCTTCTTCCTTGGCGTGCTGAACCGAGTCTTGCAACTCTGCTTCCGCTGGTATGTCGACACGGAGTGGCGCCGCTTGGGGTAGAACGACGGCGCCATCCTCGGCGGTGATGGAGTCGATGGCGGCAATGAGTTCCGTTTCGCTGGCCGGGTTGGGTTTTTCTTCATCGGAGAAGCTTTTCAAGTCTGCGGAGAAGCTTTTCAAGTCTGCTATGTTGCCACTTGGAGTCTGCGGTTCTCGCGGAAAAGGCGGATCTGTGAGTTTGGCGATGTTCTCTACGGCCTGTTCCAATTCCATCTCGTGAGAACTTAGATTTTTTGACGGATCCAGAAGTTCTTTTTTATCCAAAGAAGAAAGATCGCTGTCTTCCACGTTGGCTTCTTTACTGGAACACTTGGAAACGTGATCTTTCACCTCTTTTACATCGAGCCGGATTTTAAGGTTTTTGAGAACGGGAGACTTTGGGGTCCTGGGGACTTTGCCCTTTCCCTTAACAAGCTTGTctttttcatttgtgtttttttcctctgaaaCGAGGGGGGGATATTCATCCTTACCATTTGGTTTTCCTTCCGAAATCTTTTCATTCAGAGGCTCATCTTTGACCATTTCTCTTTtgggcttttctttttcttcccgcTTTTGGTCCACTTGAGGTGACGGCGGTTCTTTAGAGGAGTCCACCAAAGTCAGGGAGTTGTCGTCAGAACATTCCATTTCCTGATCGTTGCTCTCGGTCAACTCAaatttttctccttttctcaCCGAGCCGAACATTTGCGCCGTAGAGGTCAGATTTGAAGGCGCTTTGGTGACAGCGAGGGAGGATTTTCCTTTAAAACTCCGATGGATCTTTTCGCAACCGTCGGACTCGTTGGGTTCCGCGTCTTTATTTTCCATTCTGGTTTTGTCCATTTTAACCGCGGAAGAATCCTCACAATGCCTACGATTCTTGGGAGGCCGGCCTCGAGCGGCCGGGGGCGGAGTCGGTAAATCCGGCTCGTTGTTCTGCTGCTGTGTGGGATCCTTATCCGTGCCTCGTTTTCTGGCGGAACGCGGGGATTCGTGTGTACGGACCGGCGCTTCATCGTCAACTGGAGTGGCGTACACGGATTTGACGTTCCTACGTCTCGTTCTGCCCGACGATATGCTCGTCTCCGAGGTATCGACGTCTGAGCCGTGAAGGGGAGATTTGGCGGTGGACTTTGTGGTATCTGCTCTGGGAGAGGAACCCCGTTTGAGTTTTTCTTTATCGATACGCTCGCTTTTTCGCGTGGCTCGTTTCTCGGGAACGGATAAAATCGGTGTGGAGACTTCAGGTGGGGACGGTTTGAATTTTTTGGGtttcatttctttcattttatagtCCTTTATGAGGGCGTTTCCTTCAGTTTTCGTGTCATCCCCGGTGTCTTTACAAACTTTAGGCGTGTTTTCTTCCTCGGGCTCCGAAACGGAGCAATACGTATCTTTCTTCGCTAAATCAGTGCACTCGTCATGGCTAGGTAGCGAAGAACTCAAGGCTGGGGGGACGACTTCGGGCTGCACTGGTTCCGAATCGAGGTCTGGTTCTGAACTACTGACAAACTCGTGAAGATCTAAATTCATCTTCTCTCCTGCGCAACTTGTGTCATCTTCTGTAGCATCCACTTTCATTTCAGAATGAGAAAGATAAGTGTCCTTGAGGAAATGTGCTTCTTGTTTGACCGACGTATCTTGGGAATCGGGTATGATCTCAACTGGTGGATAATGCACAGGTTGCAATTGGTGGGTTTCATTTTCAGGCTTGGCAAAACCCACCAGAGGGACCGCCGCCGCCAACTCAACGGGGAATTGAATCGTCTGTTCCGGAGAAGCCAAGTCTTTTTGCACGCGCTGTGAGATGGGGGGTGTCACCGTGGGTTCAGGCACCAACTCTTCGGCGGGACTGATGGGCTTGATTTCCGGTTCGGCGATAGGCTCTTTAGTTTCGGGGGATGGCGACCTTTCTGGTTCTTCCGTGGATGCTTTTGCAGCTTTCATTTCATCCGTGACTTCTGGCGCTTGGCTTTTATTCTTTTGTTGCTGCAGTCTCATGAGTTCCAAAAAGCGACTGTGGAAAAGAACCACTGGACCCGAGTCGTGTTCGCCATCTGCCGCGGCTTGCTGATTGCTCAGCTGCTTTTGACTATGCTCGGCTTCTTCGTACTTTCGTTCGAGATGTTGAAGGCGTCTCGAGTCCAACTCAAAAACGGGACTGTGAAGGAAGCGAGAGGCAAACAACTCTCTTCGTTCATGTTCTTCTGGTTTGGGCTCCTCCTTTCGATCATCCAGTTTATCTTCAGATCCACTTcgaatctttttctttttcatgtacCACGACGGCATAGGTCGGGGAGTGGATTCTATCTTTTCCGTGTCTTTCCTGTTGCGGAGGCTGGCAAAGTGAGAATCATAATCTAAGAAGGACCAGTTGTCTTCTCGAGAAGAGGAAAGAGATTTTGCACGCTCGAGCAGAGCCTTCGTATCTGGCGTGATGGTCTGGTCTAACGCAAAGGAATAAAATTTGTTTCTTTCAAGATGTGCGATTTTGGGGTCAGAAAATCTCTCAACGGTCTTTGCCCTCTCTGAAAAAGACTTTGAGGTAGATGCCACGGGAGAACGGGCTTTGGTTTCTCGGTCCTCTTCGGAGTCTGATCTGACCTCACCCGGCTCTATATCGGGACCGGCGCCGTATTCCAAACGTTTGCTGTTGTGTACGGTTTTATTTCGATTTCTTGAAAAGTTGAGGTCAGGCAGCGTGTTTCGCTTGACTCGGTTTTCCCAGCGCTTTTGTTGATCCTCATCTGGGTGGAGCGTGTTGGATTTGTTTCCCTGTGTATTGTGATTCCTTTTGACGAGAAGCTCCAAGTCGGCGTTCATTTTGTCGATTCGGACCAGCGTTTTCTGAGCGTGATCGGATTCTTCCTCTGTGTGATGGGAAAACTGGTGTCCCGGAGAGGAAGTGTTGTTCCATTCCGAATCTTCACTTTTTTGTCTGAAGCTCCGATAGACGCGCTCTCGCTTAATTCCATCACTTTCAAACTGGTCTTGTTTCTTTTGTCTGTGAGATGGGAAATTGTCCGTGACGTCCTCGGGCGGCTTGCCGACTTCGTGCACGAGACTGCGGTGTTCCATATCCTCGCCTTCGCTTTCTTGTGGACTTCCCGATTTGTCAGGTTTTCCAGGTTTGTCAGACTCTCTCCGTTGCTGCAAGCGTCTATTTTGCTCCATCTGCTTACGGTAACTCTGAGACAAGTCAATGTCAACATGCTCTTCCTTAAccttagagctcttggcagtttcAGAGCCTTGGCCGCTCATTTTGTAAACGCCACTCGGCGGCTCCTGTTCTCGCAGAGAGCTTTGATCTGCGTTTCCTTCCTGTGAAAATCTTCGAGACGCCTGGCCTGAAAGACGTTTTGATTCGGAAGCCTCCGCCGGACCTTCTAACTTTACCCGGAGTATTTTAGCGTCCTCCTGAACGTCCTGCGGAGCTCCACTTTTG contains the following coding sequences:
- the LOC144076309 gene encoding msx2-interacting protein, yielding MVRETRHLWVGNLPEHVREEKIVEHFKRYGRVESVKVLRKRGSEGGVAAFVDFVDIKSAQKAHNAVNKMGDRDLRTDYNEPGSVPSAVRGLDDSSPSSSRDVTGFSRGTVGPVFAPPVSLHTREGRYERRIDGSSESRERAYDHTPYGHHERSGTFERQRHYNADYYRERSLFAAAGAGSSGISGSFEATDPHFDSRIRDPFSLASTTRRDFYRDDRGRRVDRTYHHRRSRSSHSSQSRHPSPQRTTGQTSKTAHSPKRGPLSPGTGPGSQSRSRSSSSDSVSSTSSTGSGSDSNSSSSDGSRPRSVQSSATHAPTQSSMVLDSEEPRRSFGIKVQNLPARSTDTSLKDGLFHEFKKHGKVTSVQIHGASEDRYGLVFFRQQEDQEKALSVPKGKLFFGMLIEVTAWNGPETESENEFRPLDGRIDEFHPKATRTLFIGNLEKTTSREQLFEIFQRFGEIVDIDIKKINGVPQYAFVQYSDIASVCKAIKKMDGEYLGSNRLKLGFGKSMPTACVWLDGLTTNITEQYLTRHFCCYGHVVKVLFDRMKGMALIFYNNTDFAQTAVRETKGWKIGGSKIKVDFASQESQMAFFRAMQTSGQDIRELYEIPPERREERRPLYHEFTAERAYYETIRTPALYTDEARREYAARGRERFPELEQFQGEHYDPRYHEDPRDYRDYRDPFEQDIRKYTYIQRERERFEADRSRWSPSHHRRPITPAVSPSPTERTPRESERRVYSQSSERSGSVSSVSPTHFEKSEKTLPEHGSKSDKGAPPDRAPGSEKTKRTRRKEKGDKAERVKSRKSPSNPLPDTDHGSALVDVGTGKGKGTDQEPQERQKCKGDNDCGAENPFSASHHDSLKSEKSETAKVDHSEIDGKNRVRKHPKPDAGNDGKDPSADSDRVVARKRHAADSSGRNVHQKRSRLEEEDCRSQDPVASSQTGKESDCDKHKDSQRRDSRIKSGAPQDVQEDAKILRVKLEGPAEASESKRLSGQASRRFSQEGNADQSSLREQEPPSGVYKMSGQGSETAKSSKVKEEHVDIDLSQSYRKQMEQNRRLQQRRESDKPGKPDKSGSPQESEGEDMEHRSLVHEVGKPPEDVTDNFPSHRQKKQDQFESDGIKRERVYRSFRQKSEDSEWNNTSSPGHQFSHHTEEESDHAQKTLVRIDKMNADLELLVKRNHNTQGNKSNTLHPDEDQQKRWENRVKRNTLPDLNFSRNRNKTVHNSKRLEYGAGPDIEPGEVRSDSEEDRETKARSPVASTSKSFSERAKTVERFSDPKIAHLERNKFYSFALDQTITPDTKALLERAKSLSSSREDNWSFLDYDSHFASLRNRKDTEKIESTPRPMPSWYMKKKKIRSGSEDKLDDRKEEPKPEEHERRELFASRFLHSPVFELDSRRLQHLERKYEEAEHSQKQLSNQQAAADGEHDSGPVVLFHSRFLELMRLQQQKNKSQAPEVTDEMKAAKASTEEPERSPSPETKEPIAEPEIKPISPAEELVPEPTVTPPISQRVQKDLASPEQTIQFPVELAAAVPLVGFAKPENETHQLQPVHYPPVEIIPDSQDTSVKQEAHFLKDTYLSHSEMKVDATEDDTSCAGEKMNLDLHEFVSSSEPDLDSEPVQPEVVPPALSSSLPSHDECTDLAKKDTYCSVSEPEEENTPKVCKDTGDDTKTEGNALIKDYKMKEMKPKKFKPSPPEVSTPILSVPEKRATRKSERIDKEKLKRGSSPRADTTKSTAKSPLHGSDVDTSETSISSGRTRRRNVKSVYATPVDDEAPVRTHESPRSARKRGTDKDPTQQQNNEPDLPTPPPAARGRPPKNRRHCEDSSAVKMDKTRMENKDAEPNESDGCEKIHRSFKGKSSLAVTKAPSNLTSTAQMFGSVRKGEKFELTESNDQEMECSDDNSLTLVDSSKEPPSPQVDQKREEKEKPKREMVKDEPLNEKISEGKPNGKDEYPPLVSEEKNTNEKDKLVKGKGKVPRTPKSPVLKNLKIRLDVKEVKDHVSKCSSKEANVEDSDLSSLDKKELLDPSKNLSSHEMELEQAVENIAKLTDPPFPREPQTPSGNIADLKSFSADLKSFSDEEKPNPASETELIAAIDSITAEDGAVVLPQAAPLRVDIPAEAELQDSVQHAKEEELEINPVNLQDEPLLPTTPKKGGKRKPKTIKGPKGQKHARKDSKEDPPSSEETSSHLAVENATPSANIVPELIAPAATATVITPTTAWKSEQEPLALKTPDVKVEPQSPGEEQVQHIKTVFPQSKSPVGQKPQSPSLSPLSCKSNMKSIQNSRAPASPPDWLRHPAADTAVPTLPALPLAPKEKQPSADSETVEVARGPSDLRQILLKHKTVSLPGTTYVSTNLPTAVQDQNLSEHNTMLTVAPTKSALPDGRISSPSVRTPATLTPPETKSVISVIASTGLHSSVISRLCNPPEHEEKANPSMANQGVEVTLPKPNYRPSKDDTGSYLVSSVADEVTSVSSRFGVESSALAAGSCPGLRVNTSEGVVVLSHSGQKTEGPQRISAKISQIPPATAGDMESQQLVSMPQMKPELYGHSQSGLPKGSLQADHGHPGKAQSSFSSNKQESALDKMESGYHTGSQGVVKRLGQGVANQGITSMYHQEYLPTKHQKKIDSGDCHAADGPKAAWASAISPAISPHLPSPPGNHVGFVTAAGDRNPSHLGGAKQEARSPRKSGHPHSPFTKVSSPIGSSSPKGIAVMLPTGLSAMQPFIPGVHHPEQSVIMPPHSVSGGLGRMSPHPATQSIPVGHLVQGDVRVNTPPLSVMSYGIHGESLTSPWSGSMQQRPTSPQTIGRDKVLKVNPGALRGHDVDQEEPRRFHQQGRQAATQIKAEMIQSDPRVGFRGAVPMEAYMTQREMRALLHQQGERSSTDPHSGHLQETAASNLPMSMSPMAHILPKGVSEKDMAKPMEGKRPHSPLSKDGLMGIRQAGATVSSPQRVALMPPGLSGTFPEYSQMYSNPRGIHSQMPDAATHGVSDGKIPQSVNMMQLLTKYPIVWQGLLALKNDTAAVQLHFVCGNKALAHRSLPLQEGGAFLRIVQRMRLEASQLESVARRMTGECDFCLLLALPCGRDQDDVLNQTQALKAAFINYLQAKLAAGIINIPNPGSNQPAYVLQIFPPCEFSESHLSQLAPDLLNRISSISPHLMIVITSV